One Nocardia iowensis DNA window includes the following coding sequences:
- a CDS encoding response regulator transcription factor has protein sequence MSSPVPAASVLVVEDDPHVRSTLDQLLRFEGYRVHLAEDGQQALEMLERIQPDLAVVDVVMPRLDGLSLCRLLRRRGDRLPILVLTARHQIGDRVAGLDAGADDYLPKPFATDELLARLRALLRRSTLDEDDAILSVADLTLNPATREVHRGQRAIELTKTEFDVLELLLRNARIVLTRSRIYEHIWGYDFDTDSRSLDVYIGYLRRKTEQEGEPRLIHTVRNVGYAVRPA, from the coding sequence ATGAGCTCGCCAGTACCCGCCGCGTCCGTGCTCGTCGTAGAGGACGACCCGCACGTCCGCAGCACCCTGGACCAGCTGCTCCGCTTCGAGGGCTACCGCGTCCACCTGGCCGAGGACGGACAACAGGCCCTGGAGATGCTCGAGCGGATACAGCCGGATCTCGCGGTGGTCGACGTGGTCATGCCGCGCCTGGACGGACTCTCGCTGTGCAGGTTGCTGCGCCGCCGTGGTGACCGATTGCCGATCCTGGTGCTCACCGCCCGCCACCAAATCGGCGACCGCGTCGCGGGGTTGGACGCGGGCGCCGACGACTACCTGCCCAAACCGTTCGCGACAGACGAACTGCTCGCCCGGCTGCGGGCCCTGCTGCGCCGCAGCACCCTGGACGAGGACGACGCCATCCTGTCCGTCGCGGACCTGACATTGAACCCGGCGACCCGTGAGGTGCACCGGGGCCAGCGGGCGATCGAGCTCACCAAAACCGAATTCGACGTGCTCGAGCTACTGCTGCGCAACGCGCGAATCGTATTGACCCGCAGCCGCATCTACGAACACATCTGGGGATATGACTTCGACACCGATTCCCGCTCGCTCGATGTCTACATCGGCTATTTGCGTCGCAAGACCGAGCAGGAGGGCGAACCTCGGTTGATCCACACGGTCCGCAATGTCGGTTACGCCGTTCGTCCCGCCTGA
- a CDS encoding HAMP domain-containing sensor histidine kinase, which produces MLRARITLVVIVAVIAAIVVTLATSYRGITELVADQHDRSLNDRADAVIAVLPAVLPERSDTTEQLLLADGTARPLAPGRLALPVAEADRLVARTGSGIAEYNIDLDGVPYGILTKPRQGGGAVMVAQRYQEPEQLDNEFIWRTGGITLIAVALSALLSWLAIGRILRPVRRLLAATEHISSTQDLSVPLPPTGRDEIGRLTGSFDTMLTALRRSRAQQHRLVQDASHELRTPLTSIRGSAELLQRARGRLEPDDETKVLDTLVQESAALDALVAELVELATDQHTAEELIVLDLLTLAEDCAQRFRHRSGRTITVTADQPRPVLARARALARCVDNLLGNAIKFSPPDTPIDVHIHGTRLSVRDQGPGIAPDDTTAIFDRFYRAANTRGTPGSGLGLAIVADIVTAHHGTVFAEHGPGARIGFELPPHAPPSSTPRRRRI; this is translated from the coding sequence ATGTTGCGCGCCAGGATCACCCTCGTCGTCATCGTCGCGGTGATCGCCGCGATCGTCGTCACGCTGGCGACGTCGTATCGCGGGATCACCGAGTTGGTCGCCGATCAGCACGACCGCAGTCTCAACGACCGCGCCGACGCCGTCATCGCGGTGCTGCCCGCCGTACTGCCCGAGCGCTCCGACACCACCGAACAGCTGCTGCTTGCCGACGGTACCGCCCGCCCGCTCGCACCGGGCCGGTTGGCGCTCCCGGTCGCCGAGGCCGATCGCCTGGTCGCCCGAACCGGCAGCGGAATCGCCGAATACAACATCGACCTCGACGGAGTGCCGTACGGGATCCTCACCAAGCCGCGCCAGGGCGGTGGCGCGGTGATGGTCGCGCAGCGATACCAGGAACCCGAACAGCTCGACAACGAATTCATCTGGCGCACCGGCGGCATCACGCTGATCGCGGTGGCGTTGTCGGCCCTGCTGAGCTGGCTGGCGATCGGCCGGATTCTGCGACCCGTCCGGCGCTTGCTCGCCGCCACCGAGCACATCAGCTCCACCCAGGACCTGTCGGTCCCGTTGCCACCGACCGGTCGCGACGAAATCGGCCGCCTCACCGGCAGTTTCGACACCATGCTCACCGCGCTGCGCCGCTCCCGCGCCCAGCAGCACCGGCTCGTCCAGGACGCCAGCCACGAACTGCGCACCCCGCTGACCTCCATCCGGGGCAGCGCCGAACTCTTGCAACGCGCCCGCGGCCGCCTCGAACCCGATGACGAAACCAAGGTGCTCGATACCCTCGTGCAGGAGTCCGCCGCGCTCGACGCACTGGTCGCCGAACTGGTCGAACTCGCCACCGACCAGCACACCGCCGAGGAACTTATCGTGCTGGACCTGCTCACGCTGGCCGAAGACTGCGCGCAACGTTTCCGCCACCGCAGCGGGCGCACCATCACCGTCACCGCGGACCAGCCGCGCCCGGTGCTGGCCCGGGCGCGGGCGCTGGCGCGGTGCGTCGACAATCTGCTCGGCAACGCGATCAAGTTCAGCCCCCCGGACACCCCGATCGACGTGCACATCCACGGCACTCGGTTGTCGGTGCGTGACCAGGGACCCGGCATCGCCCCCGATGACACCACCGCGATCTTCGATCGGTTCTATCGCGCGGCGAACACCCGGGGCACACCGGGTTCCGGGCTGGGCCTCGCCATCGTCGCGGACATTGTCACCGCACACCACGGCACCGTGTTCGCCGAGCACGGTCCCGGCGCGCGCATCGGCTTCGAACTACCGCCGCACGCACCGCCATCGAGCACACCCCGTCGTCGCCGAATTTGA
- the gndA gene encoding NADP-dependent phosphogluconate dehydrogenase — protein MTSSAGSNARAHIGVTGLAVMGSNIARNFARHGHTVALHNRSIAKTDALLAAHGDDGDFVRTETIEEFVGALQKPRRVLIMVKAGDPTDAVIEELAAAMDEGDIIIDGGNALFTDTIRREKSLRERGLHFVGAGISGGEEGALNGPAIMPGGPKESYEVLGPLLESIAAQVDGTPCCTHIGPDGSGHFVKMVHNGIEYADMQLIGEAYHLFRDALGFDAKQIADVFTGWNRGELESYLVEITAEVLEQTDAKTGAPLVDVILDAAEQKGTGRWTVKAALDLGVPVTGIAEAVFARALSGSTGQRRAAVGLASGHLADKPTDVEQFTKDIERALYASKVVAYAQGFDQIAAASTEYGWDLRPGDLATIWRGGCIIRARFLNRIKDAYDANPELPSLILDPFFQEAIENAIDSWRRVVSAAVQLGIPVPAFASSLAYYDGLRAKRLPAALTQAQRDYFGAHTYERIDMPGKYHTLWSGDRSEIQAD, from the coding sequence ATGACGTCATCGGCGGGATCGAACGCACGCGCCCACATCGGGGTCACCGGCCTCGCAGTGATGGGGAGCAATATCGCGCGCAACTTCGCCCGGCACGGACATACCGTCGCACTGCACAACCGCAGCATCGCCAAGACCGACGCGCTGCTCGCGGCGCACGGTGACGACGGCGATTTCGTCCGCACCGAAACGATCGAGGAGTTCGTCGGTGCGCTGCAGAAGCCGCGCCGGGTGCTGATCATGGTCAAGGCGGGCGATCCGACCGATGCGGTGATCGAGGAACTGGCCGCCGCGATGGACGAGGGCGACATCATCATCGACGGTGGCAACGCCCTGTTCACCGACACCATCCGCCGCGAGAAGTCGCTGCGCGAACGCGGCCTGCACTTCGTCGGCGCGGGCATCTCCGGCGGCGAAGAGGGTGCACTGAACGGTCCGGCGATCATGCCCGGCGGGCCGAAGGAATCCTATGAGGTGCTCGGCCCGCTGCTGGAGTCGATTGCCGCGCAGGTCGACGGGACGCCGTGCTGCACGCACATCGGGCCGGACGGCTCGGGTCACTTCGTGAAGATGGTGCACAACGGCATCGAGTACGCCGACATGCAGCTCATCGGCGAGGCGTACCACCTGTTCCGCGACGCGCTCGGCTTCGACGCCAAGCAGATCGCCGACGTATTCACCGGCTGGAACCGGGGCGAGCTGGAAAGTTACCTGGTCGAGATCACCGCCGAAGTGCTGGAGCAGACCGACGCCAAGACCGGCGCGCCGCTCGTCGACGTCATCCTCGACGCCGCCGAACAGAAGGGCACCGGCCGCTGGACCGTCAAGGCGGCGCTCGACCTCGGTGTCCCGGTGACCGGCATCGCCGAGGCGGTGTTCGCTCGCGCGCTGTCCGGATCGACCGGTCAGCGCCGCGCCGCTGTCGGGCTCGCCTCGGGACACCTCGCCGACAAGCCCACCGATGTCGAGCAGTTCACCAAGGACATCGAGCGCGCGCTGTACGCGTCCAAGGTCGTCGCCTACGCCCAGGGTTTCGACCAGATCGCCGCCGCGAGCACCGAATACGGGTGGGACCTGCGCCCCGGCGACCTCGCGACCATCTGGCGCGGTGGTTGCATCATCCGCGCCCGCTTCCTCAACCGCATCAAGGACGCCTACGACGCCAACCCCGAACTGCCGAGCCTGATCCTCGACCCGTTCTTCCAGGAAGCCATCGAGAACGCCATCGACAGCTGGCGGCGGGTGGTCTCCGCCGCGGTCCAACTCGGTATTCCGGTCCCGGCCTTCGCGTCCTCGCTGGCCTACTATGACGGCCTGCGCGCCAAGCGCCTCCCCGCGGCCCTCACCCAGGCTCAGCGCGACTACTTCGGTGCGCACACCTACGAGCGCATCGATATGCCGGGCAAGTACCACACGCTGTGGAGCGGCGACCGCAGCGAGATCCAGGCGGACTGA
- a CDS encoding purine-nucleoside phosphorylase: protein MFTTVAMLAGCGGERTSTAAPVKVGVLVITMFDPEVEPWLERESLPITVELPTAYKPVHCNADGLCVAETGQGKTNAAATMMAVLDSPKFDFTNAYFLTVGTAGAPPDQVTLGSATWARWVVDFDLGNHLVPAEAPSLPYGYRPVENYNTAAYHLNEALVDTAFGLTEHATLADSPAAAAERAQFPGQADRKPSVAKCDTMTGDDWFSGKELSDTARHIMGVRTNGHGVYCTTQMEDNATAAVLDRHGYLDRYLSLRTVSNFDQPYPGQSVLDHLEQQSAGFPLSLDNGYTLGRTVVDYFLKNPYRPAR, encoded by the coding sequence GTGTTCACGACCGTTGCGATGCTCGCGGGCTGCGGCGGAGAGCGGACGTCGACCGCCGCCCCGGTCAAGGTCGGTGTGCTGGTCATCACGATGTTCGACCCGGAGGTCGAGCCGTGGCTCGAACGTGAGTCGCTGCCGATCACTGTGGAGTTGCCCACCGCCTATAAGCCGGTGCACTGCAACGCCGATGGTCTGTGTGTCGCCGAGACCGGCCAGGGCAAGACCAACGCGGCCGCCACCATGATGGCGGTGCTGGACAGCCCGAAATTCGATTTCACGAATGCCTACTTCCTGACCGTCGGCACCGCAGGCGCGCCGCCGGATCAGGTCACCCTCGGCTCCGCGACGTGGGCGCGCTGGGTCGTCGACTTCGACCTCGGCAATCATCTCGTCCCGGCCGAGGCGCCGAGCCTGCCCTACGGCTACCGCCCCGTCGAGAACTACAACACCGCCGCCTACCATCTGAACGAGGCGCTGGTCGATACCGCCTTCGGCTTGACCGAGCACGCCACCCTGGCCGACAGCCCCGCGGCCGCCGCCGAACGCGCCCAGTTCCCCGGACAGGCCGATCGCAAGCCCTCGGTTGCCAAGTGCGACACCATGACCGGCGACGACTGGTTCTCCGGCAAGGAACTCTCCGACACCGCCCGCCACATCATGGGCGTCCGCACCAACGGTCATGGCGTCTACTGCACCACGCAGATGGAAGACAACGCCACCGCCGCAGTCCTGGACCGGCACGGCTACCTCGACCGCTATCTGTCCCTGCGCACGGTAAGCAATTTCGACCAGCCCTACCCGGGCCAGAGCGTGCTCGACCACCTCGAACAGCAGTCGGCGGGGTTCCCCCTCTCCCTCGACAACGGTTACACGCTCGGCCGCACAGTCGTCGACTATTTCTTGAAGAACCCGTACCGGCCCGCGCGCTGA
- a CDS encoding S8 family serine peptidase, with protein sequence MRVLIQLRPSVDLITAVADPAVPVASADVAGHLPGIVLDHSFAPVAVPKSVPPVRVTEELTYSPEPADATVVVRGEIGDDDIAGYVSQLSAARGVTGVFADPHIQTILTCGGTPAVGNWHDVETLLRHGELAAAGLDGTSVALAIVDTGINVARVEQVRGGEVTIDKARSWNPPGVTGTAGEFPVDHGTMCAFDALIAAPKAALIDIPVLRSTRQGGTTMDGLLSDALAAYAHLRTVLTDQPAVSRALVISNSWGSFSPKWDFPVGQPGNYSDNPSHPFNVIVGSVESAGADILFAAGNCGRDCPDERCAYKERPIGGANSHPGVLAVGGVDTAGIRVGYSSQGPGRLTARKPDICAYTHFLGSTAFGATEPDTGTSAACPVAAGLVAAIRTEWSATELPPARLRALLQRTATAQAGGYNYDYGYGVVDTAALLAELKRTGTRA encoded by the coding sequence ATGCGCGTACTTATTCAGCTTCGTCCGTCCGTCGATCTGATTACCGCAGTCGCCGATCCCGCGGTGCCGGTTGCCTCCGCCGATGTTGCCGGGCATCTGCCCGGGATCGTGCTCGATCATTCGTTCGCTCCGGTCGCGGTGCCGAAATCCGTTCCCCCCGTGCGCGTCACCGAGGAGTTGACGTACTCGCCGGAACCAGCGGACGCGACCGTGGTGGTGCGCGGTGAAATCGGCGACGACGACATCGCGGGCTACGTGTCGCAATTGTCCGCGGCCCGCGGCGTCACCGGAGTATTCGCGGATCCACACATCCAGACCATCCTCACCTGTGGCGGCACCCCCGCGGTCGGCAATTGGCACGATGTCGAAACCCTGCTGCGCCATGGCGAGCTGGCGGCCGCCGGGCTGGACGGCACGTCGGTGGCGCTGGCCATCGTCGACACCGGCATCAATGTCGCGCGGGTCGAGCAGGTCCGTGGCGGCGAGGTGACCATCGACAAGGCGCGTAGCTGGAATCCGCCTGGTGTCACCGGAACGGCGGGTGAGTTTCCGGTGGACCACGGCACGATGTGCGCTTTCGACGCGCTCATCGCCGCGCCGAAGGCCGCGCTGATCGACATCCCGGTGCTGCGGAGTACCCGGCAGGGCGGCACCACGATGGACGGGCTGCTGTCGGACGCCCTCGCCGCCTACGCCCACCTGCGCACCGTGCTCACCGATCAGCCCGCCGTGTCACGGGCGCTGGTGATCAGCAACAGTTGGGGTTCGTTCTCGCCGAAGTGGGACTTTCCGGTCGGGCAGCCGGGCAATTACTCCGACAATCCGTCCCATCCGTTCAACGTGATCGTCGGCTCGGTCGAGTCCGCGGGCGCCGACATCCTCTTCGCCGCGGGCAATTGCGGGCGTGACTGCCCGGACGAACGCTGCGCCTACAAGGAGCGGCCGATCGGCGGCGCCAACTCCCATCCCGGCGTCTTGGCCGTCGGCGGCGTCGACACCGCGGGCATCCGGGTCGGCTACTCGTCGCAGGGCCCCGGCCGGTTGACCGCGCGCAAGCCGGATATCTGCGCCTACACCCACTTCCTCGGGTCGACGGCGTTCGGCGCCACCGAGCCGGACACCGGTACCTCCGCGGCATGCCCGGTCGCGGCCGGGCTGGTCGCGGCCATCCGCACCGAATGGTCGGCGACCGAGTTGCCGCCCGCGCGGCTGCGGGCGTTGCTGCAACGCACCGCTACCGCGCAGGCCGGAGGCTACAACTACGACTACGGATACGGCGTCGTCGACACCGCCGCGCTCCTCGCTGAACTGAAACGGACCGGCACTCGCGCGTAA
- a CDS encoding siderophore-interacting protein — MSRNAEDRRGRMNRAAHLERIAEVLDGAAGGAKVPYPIGLREVTVRDARMVGAGLRRLTFTGPGLAGFESHAPTEHVRLIYPDPDGTLRLPEQVDLALKWPRPLPISREYTVRRYDPVAGELDIDFALHPGGHAAGWAAAATPGTSVYIAGPPGGLVVPFTYDRYLLAGDITALPAIARWLEELPATAAGWAFIEVVDATEEIDLVAPVGVEVRWLHRGSVAPGASDLLERAIRAVSIPEGERVYAWIAAEAGVVRPLRRWVREVLRAEPGDAEVTAYWKRGHADFDEDHEAVAD; from the coding sequence ATGTCACGCAATGCGGAAGATCGGCGCGGCCGGATGAACCGGGCCGCTCATCTGGAACGGATCGCCGAGGTGCTCGACGGGGCGGCGGGCGGGGCCAAGGTGCCGTACCCGATCGGGCTGCGCGAGGTGACCGTGCGGGACGCGCGCATGGTCGGCGCCGGATTGCGGCGATTGACCTTCACGGGGCCCGGACTGGCGGGATTCGAGAGTCACGCGCCCACCGAGCACGTCCGGCTGATCTATCCCGATCCCGACGGCACGCTGCGCCTGCCCGAGCAGGTCGATCTGGCCCTGAAATGGCCGCGCCCGCTGCCGATTTCGCGGGAATACACAGTGCGCCGCTACGATCCGGTCGCCGGTGAGCTCGACATCGATTTCGCCCTCCACCCAGGCGGACATGCGGCGGGCTGGGCCGCGGCCGCGACGCCGGGGACGAGCGTGTACATCGCGGGGCCGCCCGGCGGACTGGTGGTGCCGTTCACCTACGACCGGTACCTGTTGGCTGGAGACATCACCGCACTGCCCGCGATCGCCCGCTGGTTGGAGGAACTGCCCGCTACAGCGGCCGGGTGGGCGTTCATCGAGGTGGTGGACGCCACCGAGGAAATCGACCTGGTCGCCCCGGTGGGCGTCGAAGTGCGCTGGCTGCACCGGGGGAGCGTGGCGCCGGGCGCCTCGGATCTGCTCGAGCGCGCCATCCGCGCGGTATCGATTCCCGAGGGCGAGCGGGTGTACGCCTGGATCGCCGCCGAAGCGGGGGTGGTGCGCCCGCTGCGGCGCTGGGTGCGCGAGGTGTTGCGCGCCGAGCCCGGTGACGCCGAGGTGACGGCCTACTGGAAGCGCGGGCACGCGGACTTCGACGAAGACCACGAGGCCGTCGCCGACTAG
- a CDS encoding alpha/beta hydrolase: MTEPGCQSGYPRVSPRGARRVRASIQAFVMSTILCLTPAVAHADHTTLPERCTAVSFPVTGLGTLAGTMCMPARPTSTVMVMMPGSGYNHTYWDFPYEPQTYSFRRAMNIAGYATLIVDRFGNGASTRPPSVQLTATGSVQALHQLVGAVRQGLPGFQPFSKVITGGHSLSSGIAVIEASTYHDVDGVLLTGFSHSLDIVGTTGIVSTYYPAEQDPKFAGQGYDTGYVTTRPGTRQGNYYGPGAADPEVVAVDEATKEVFSLTEYPDGLTSTLPPTTNNINVPVMVVNGSADRLCLRTCENTETLAAAEAPYFSPAAKLRAFVLPGSGHSVNLAPNTAEYQAAVRDWLKSTFE; encoded by the coding sequence ATGACTGAGCCAGGGTGCCAAAGTGGTTATCCTCGTGTATCTCCGAGGGGAGCGCGTCGCGTGCGGGCCTCAATACAAGCGTTTGTCATGTCAACAATTCTCTGTCTAACACCGGCGGTGGCCCATGCGGATCACACCACGCTACCGGAGCGCTGCACCGCCGTTTCCTTTCCGGTAACCGGGCTGGGCACCTTGGCGGGCACCATGTGTATGCCCGCGCGGCCGACGAGCACGGTCATGGTGATGATGCCGGGTTCCGGTTACAACCACACTTACTGGGATTTCCCGTACGAGCCGCAGACCTATAGTTTTCGGCGCGCGATGAATATCGCGGGTTACGCGACACTGATCGTCGATCGGTTCGGCAACGGTGCCAGCACCCGGCCGCCGAGTGTGCAACTCACCGCGACCGGTTCGGTCCAGGCCCTACATCAACTCGTCGGAGCGGTGCGGCAGGGGCTGCCGGGCTTTCAACCATTCAGCAAGGTGATCACCGGTGGGCATTCGCTCAGTTCCGGTATCGCGGTAATCGAGGCGAGCACCTATCACGATGTGGATGGCGTTCTGCTGACCGGGTTTTCGCACAGTCTGGATATCGTCGGGACGACAGGCATAGTGTCCACTTACTATCCGGCCGAGCAGGATCCGAAATTCGCGGGTCAGGGATACGACACCGGCTATGTGACCACACGGCCCGGCACTCGCCAGGGCAATTACTACGGGCCCGGTGCCGCCGACCCGGAGGTGGTCGCGGTGGACGAGGCGACAAAGGAAGTCTTCTCGCTGACGGAGTATCCCGATGGCCTGACGTCCACCCTGCCGCCGACGACCAACAACATCAACGTCCCGGTGATGGTGGTCAATGGCAGTGCGGATCGGTTGTGCCTGCGGACATGTGAAAATACCGAGACGCTGGCTGCCGCGGAGGCACCGTATTTCAGTCCGGCCGCGAAGTTGCGCGCATTCGTCTTGCCCGGCAGCGGGCATTCGGTGAATCTCGCACCGAACACCGCCGAGTATCAGGCGGCCGTTCGGGACTGGCTGAAGTCGACGTTCGAATGA
- a CDS encoding SAM-dependent methyltransferase: MDRAPGLNPNVPSSARIYDYLLGGKDNYDIDREVAHRMLAIAPDTRTLAWFIRQFLVRAVQLAAEAGVRQFIDLGAGIPTSPNVHEVARKIEPSARVVYIDNDPVVHAHCDALLANSPGLTALKADVRRPDDILDQLKTGSIIDFNEPVAVLIVGVLHFVMDDEHPADIIAKFRDAMAPGSYLALTHGSNETHPDFIAQSQSDTDTTPSQVVYRSREQTTAFLDGFEILDPGVAPVQEWLEGDLPATRLVIYGGIGRK; this comes from the coding sequence ATGGACCGCGCGCCTGGACTCAACCCGAACGTGCCGAGTTCGGCACGGATCTACGACTACCTGCTGGGCGGTAAGGACAACTACGACATCGACCGGGAAGTCGCTCATCGCATGCTCGCGATCGCGCCCGATACCCGGACCTTGGCCTGGTTCATCCGCCAGTTCCTGGTGCGGGCAGTCCAACTGGCCGCTGAGGCGGGGGTTCGACAGTTCATCGATCTCGGCGCGGGAATACCCACCTCACCCAACGTGCACGAAGTAGCTCGCAAAATCGAACCGTCGGCGCGAGTAGTTTACATCGACAACGACCCCGTCGTGCACGCGCATTGTGACGCGCTGCTGGCGAATTCACCCGGTCTGACCGCACTGAAGGCCGATGTTCGCCGACCGGACGACATTCTCGACCAATTGAAAACCGGGTCGATCATCGATTTCAACGAGCCGGTAGCCGTGCTGATCGTCGGCGTGCTGCATTTCGTGATGGACGACGAACACCCGGCCGACATCATCGCCAAGTTTCGCGACGCGATGGCACCGGGCAGCTACCTCGCACTCACTCATGGTTCCAACGAAACTCACCCGGACTTCATAGCCCAATCGCAATCCGACACCGACACAACCCCATCCCAGGTGGTGTACCGATCTCGGGAGCAGACGACAGCGTTCCTCGACGGCTTCGAGATCCTCGACCCCGGCGTGGCGCCGGTGCAGGAATGGCTGGAGGGCGACCTGCCCGCCACCCGGCTGGTGATCTACGGAGGCATCGGCCGCAAGTAG
- a CDS encoding helix-turn-helix transcriptional regulator gives MRFEMRDPGPALARFIAYFWALHDVPVHAAGRLVPSGTLDLVVNLHADVVRINDPHSGVCHRYSGTVAAGAYGRYITFDNPAHTSIVGVHFKPGGALPFLGVPPGELADRHVDLELLWGRRPATELRERLCAATTSMERFTVLESTLRSRLPAHVPGHPVLPFALEQLARPGSTVGAVAASVELSRRRFIQVFTREVGMTPKQLSRVLRFQRASELARRAEAPDWGQLALACGYFDQSHLINEVREFTGTTPVGLIRATEQFEDLHLLGSVGSHFSKTAAGARQ, from the coding sequence GTGCGATTCGAGATGCGCGATCCCGGTCCGGCGCTTGCGCGGTTCATCGCTTATTTCTGGGCGCTGCATGATGTTCCGGTCCATGCGGCGGGGCGGCTGGTACCGAGCGGCACGCTCGATCTGGTGGTCAACCTGCATGCGGACGTCGTGCGGATCAATGATCCGCACAGCGGTGTGTGCCATCGGTATTCCGGAACGGTGGCGGCCGGAGCCTACGGCCGGTACATCACGTTCGACAATCCCGCGCATACGTCGATCGTCGGCGTCCACTTCAAACCCGGTGGTGCGCTGCCGTTTCTGGGCGTTCCGCCGGGCGAGCTCGCCGATCGCCACGTCGATCTGGAGTTGCTGTGGGGCCGTCGTCCGGCGACCGAGTTACGTGAGCGTTTGTGCGCGGCTACCACGTCGATGGAGCGCTTCACCGTCCTGGAATCCACCCTGCGATCGCGCTTACCGGCCCACGTTCCGGGACACCCCGTATTGCCTTTCGCCCTCGAACAGCTCGCTCGGCCGGGGAGCACCGTCGGCGCGGTCGCGGCGAGCGTCGAACTCAGCCGCCGCCGGTTCATCCAGGTATTCACCCGCGAAGTCGGGATGACGCCGAAGCAGCTGAGCCGGGTATTGCGATTCCAGCGCGCCAGTGAACTCGCGCGGCGTGCCGAGGCACCGGACTGGGGACAACTGGCGCTGGCCTGTGGCTACTTCGATCAATCACATCTGATCAACGAGGTTCGCGAGTTCACCGGGACGACGCCGGTGGGGTTGATTCGCGCGACAGAACAGTTCGAGGATCTGCATCTTCTCGGTTCGGTGGGGTCACATTTCTCCAAGACCGCCGCCGGTGCGCGCCAATAA
- a CDS encoding DUF998 domain-containing protein yields MMIEQKSMARPTGALLACGVLAGPLYIAVTAVQALTRAGFDLSQHRYNLLTTGDLGWIHRTNMVVTGVLMVLFAVGVGRMLRQGRGARWAPRLLGLFGLAYLVGGLFPADAVIGFPLGTLTESTTWHGIVNAASRGVSSLLLIAASLLIARWFTSRGRRNWTWFSWAAVPMSLGAFALLVVVGADTSTTYVAFLVPGILMWVWVTAVAAYLYRLGEQQTAVAGPVRQGVPA; encoded by the coding sequence ATGATGATCGAACAGAAGTCGATGGCGCGACCGACCGGTGCATTGCTGGCCTGCGGTGTCCTGGCAGGTCCGCTGTATATCGCGGTAACCGCGGTCCAGGCGTTGACCCGGGCCGGATTCGACCTGTCACAACACCGCTACAACCTTTTGACAACCGGGGACCTCGGCTGGATCCATCGAACCAACATGGTGGTGACCGGGGTGTTGATGGTGCTGTTTGCCGTCGGCGTCGGCCGGATGCTGCGGCAGGGCCGGGGTGCGCGTTGGGCCCCGCGGCTGCTCGGACTGTTCGGGCTGGCCTACCTCGTCGGTGGCTTGTTTCCCGCGGACGCGGTGATCGGCTTCCCGCTCGGCACGCTGACGGAGTCGACGACCTGGCACGGGATCGTCAACGCGGCCTCACGTGGGGTCAGCTCCCTCCTGCTCATCGCGGCGAGCTTGCTGATCGCGAGGTGGTTCACCAGCCGAGGGCGCCGGAACTGGACCTGGTTTTCCTGGGCAGCCGTTCCGATGTCGTTGGGCGCCTTTGCCCTCCTCGTGGTCGTCGGAGCCGATACGTCCACGACGTATGTGGCCTTCCTGGTTCCTGGCATCCTGATGTGGGTCTGGGTCACCGCGGTGGCGGCATATCTGTACCGACTCGGGGAGCAGCAGACCGCTGTTGCGGGCCCGGTGCGGCAGGGGGTTCCGGCCTGA